The Paenibacillus tianjinensis genome has a window encoding:
- a CDS encoding ABC transporter ATP-binding protein, translated as MFSVLRDLGWFFRREKRRYSVGLILLIVVGVLELLPPRLLGNAIDEIVRGSITSGSLMKYIGLIVLMMLIIYWITYIWMHKLFGGSNLVERLLRSRFMNHLMTMTPSFFEKNRTGDLMARATNDIRAVATTVGFGMLTLVDSTVYLSVVLLAMGFLVSWKLTLAAVLPLPLIAVAMVFYGKAIHDRYSLAQDAFGDMNDQVLESVSGVRVIRAYVQERLDQKRFADITDDVYRKNMAVAKVDAFFEPTIRFCVGLSYIIALTYGIYLVFRNQITLGDLVSFNMYLGMIVWPMFAIGELINIMQRGGASLERIDETTNTRPDVEDVAHPVPVVQPTSIELKDVTFRYPTSTVDNLSGVSFSLSQGQTLGVVGRTGSGKSTLLKQLLHEYPAGQGEIRISDVPIQNIALDRLHSWMGYVPQEQILFSKSVRENIQFGHHNASDELIMQAITAAAFQNDLGTLSDGLDTLVGERGVSLSGGQKQRVSISRAFIANPDILILDDALSAVDARTEARIIGNIREERAGKTTLISTHRLSAVEHADLIVVLDNGHIIERGTHQELLAMNGWYREQFDRQQVENNLD; from the coding sequence TTGTTCTCCGTACTCCGCGATCTCGGCTGGTTTTTCCGCCGGGAAAAAAGGCGCTATTCTGTTGGCCTTATTCTATTAATTGTAGTTGGTGTATTGGAACTGCTGCCTCCTCGTCTGCTTGGCAATGCCATCGATGAAATCGTACGCGGTTCGATCACCTCAGGTTCCTTGATGAAATACATCGGACTGATTGTTCTAATGATGCTCATTATTTATTGGATCACTTACATCTGGATGCACAAGCTGTTCGGGGGCTCCAACCTGGTAGAACGACTGCTGCGCTCCCGGTTCATGAACCATCTGATGACGATGACTCCCTCCTTCTTCGAAAAAAACCGCACCGGTGACCTTATGGCCCGGGCAACCAATGACATCCGCGCCGTAGCAACAACCGTCGGCTTCGGGATGCTGACGCTGGTGGACTCAACAGTCTATCTGTCCGTAGTGCTGCTAGCGATGGGATTTCTGGTCAGCTGGAAGCTGACGCTTGCGGCAGTTCTGCCGCTTCCGCTGATCGCGGTGGCTATGGTTTTCTACGGCAAGGCGATCCACGACCGCTACAGCCTGGCACAGGACGCCTTCGGTGACATGAACGACCAGGTGCTGGAATCGGTATCCGGTGTGCGCGTAATCCGTGCTTATGTGCAGGAAAGACTTGATCAGAAACGTTTTGCCGACATTACGGATGATGTATACCGCAAAAACATGGCAGTGGCAAAGGTCGATGCCTTCTTTGAGCCGACTATCCGCTTCTGCGTAGGACTTAGCTACATAATTGCCCTCACTTATGGAATCTATCTTGTCTTCCGTAATCAAATTACACTTGGTGACCTTGTTTCCTTCAATATGTATCTTGGGATGATCGTCTGGCCGATGTTCGCCATCGGTGAGCTGATCAATATTATGCAGCGCGGCGGCGCCTCACTTGAGCGGATCGATGAAACCACAAACACCCGTCCGGATGTGGAGGATGTCGCCCACCCGGTTCCAGTGGTCCAGCCAACAAGTATTGAACTAAAGGATGTAACCTTCCGCTACCCGACTTCAACTGTCGATAATCTCAGCGGAGTGAGCTTCTCCCTGTCCCAGGGGCAGACGCTGGGTGTAGTTGGCCGTACCGGCAGCGGTAAATCTACGCTGCTGAAGCAGCTGCTGCATGAATATCCGGCCGGCCAAGGTGAAATCAGAATCTCTGATGTTCCTATTCAGAACATCGCACTGGACCGCCTGCACAGCTGGATGGGCTATGTCCCGCAGGAGCAGATCTTATTCTCCAAGTCTGTGCGTGAGAACATCCAGTTCGGCCACCATAACGCCAGTGATGAGCTGATTATGCAAGCGATCACGGCAGCCGCCTTCCAGAATGACCTGGGTACCTTGTCTGACGGTCTGGATACACTGGTCGGCGAACGTGGCGTCTCCCTCTCCGGAGGACAGAAGCAGCGAGTTTCGATCTCCAGAGCGTTCATCGCGAATCCCGACATTCTGATTCTGGATGATGCGCTGTCCGCCGTTGACGCGCGTACCGAAGCCCGGATTATCGGTAATATCCGCGAGGAACGCGCCGGCAAAACTACACTGATCTCCACCCACCGCCTCTCTGCTGTTGAGCATGCCGATCTGATCGTCGTGCTGGATAACGGGCATATTATTGAACGCGGAACACATCAGGAGTTGCTGGCCATGAACGGATGGTACCGTGAACAATTTGACCGCCAGCAGGTGGAGAATAATTTAGACTAA
- a CDS encoding FMN-dependent NADH-azoreductase, with the protein MSNVLFIKANNRPAEQAVSVQLYNAFLASYKESHPEDQITELDLFAEQLPYYDNTLITGIYKAAQGYEATPEEAAGAALVKKYLDQFVAADKVVFGFPLWNMTVPAVLHTYIDYLSQAGTTFKYTAEGPVGLLTDKKAAVLNARGGIYSEGPAASAEMAVNFVSGLLNFWGVQDITKVIIEGHNQNPQQSAEIIAKGLEAAKSAAVSF; encoded by the coding sequence ATGTCTAATGTACTTTTTATCAAAGCAAATAACCGTCCTGCTGAACAAGCTGTGAGTGTTCAACTTTACAACGCTTTCCTCGCCAGCTACAAAGAGTCCCACCCGGAGGATCAAATCACTGAGCTTGATCTGTTCGCTGAACAACTTCCTTACTACGACAATACCCTGATCACTGGTATCTACAAAGCAGCCCAAGGATACGAAGCAACCCCTGAAGAAGCTGCCGGTGCTGCACTTGTTAAGAAATATCTGGACCAGTTCGTTGCAGCTGACAAAGTTGTATTCGGATTCCCGCTCTGGAACATGACTGTTCCTGCTGTACTGCACACATACATCGACTACTTGAGCCAGGCAGGTACAACATTCAAATATACTGCTGAAGGTCCAGTGGGTCTCCTCACCGACAAAAAAGCAGCTGTTCTGAACGCCAGAGGCGGTATCTACTCCGAAGGTCCTGCTGCAAGTGCAGAAATGGCTGTCAACTTCGTTAGTGGCCTCCTCAACTTCTGGGGCGTTCAAGATATCACCAAGGTGATCATCGAAGGACACAACCAGAACCCGCAGCAATCCGCTGAGATCATTGCCAAAGGTCTGGAAGCTGCCAAATCTGCTGCAGTATCGTTCTAA
- the rsgA gene encoding ribosome small subunit-dependent GTPase A → MTIEQYGWNESWQNKWSEKHQEQEGNKRIPGRITGDFGSKYRVMTETGETWGELAGRLRHTLTDSGEFPAIGDWVTLAIQDGGEYAVIHGVLPRHSVISRKVAGNTQVEQIVAANVDTLFLVSALNDDFNVRRMERYLIMAWNSGANPVILLTKADLCQDADQKIAEMERAAPGVPVHAVSALLGDGRDELLPYIRSGQTVALTGSSGCGKSTMVNWLSGQNLQLTQDVREGDSRGRHTTTHRELFVLPDGAIIIDTPGMRELQLWEDDGGLDLAFGDISSLAAECRFSDCKHEREEGCAVLEAIASGVLEEKRLLNYRKTQKELRYQNSKEVKQKRKTAAAAVKAAPRTRNSGWQRVLDEY, encoded by the coding sequence ATGACTATTGAACAATACGGATGGAATGAAAGCTGGCAAAACAAGTGGAGCGAGAAGCATCAGGAACAGGAAGGCAACAAACGTATTCCCGGCAGAATTACCGGTGATTTCGGAAGCAAATACCGGGTCATGACGGAGACGGGGGAAACCTGGGGGGAACTGGCCGGACGGCTCCGGCATACCCTCACGGACTCGGGAGAATTCCCGGCCATCGGTGACTGGGTCACCCTGGCAATACAGGATGGCGGAGAATATGCCGTTATTCATGGTGTACTTCCCCGACACAGCGTTATCTCGCGTAAAGTGGCAGGAAATACGCAAGTAGAGCAGATTGTAGCTGCCAATGTGGACACCTTATTTCTTGTTAGTGCACTAAATGATGACTTTAATGTGCGGCGGATGGAGCGGTATCTAATCATGGCCTGGAACAGCGGAGCAAATCCGGTAATCCTGCTGACCAAAGCCGATCTGTGCCAGGATGCTGATCAGAAAATTGCGGAGATGGAGCGGGCCGCGCCCGGTGTACCTGTTCATGCGGTCAGCGCTTTGCTCGGTGACGGACGTGATGAGCTGCTGCCGTATATCCGCAGCGGGCAGACCGTGGCGCTGACCGGGTCCTCCGGCTGCGGCAAGTCAACGATGGTCAACTGGTTAAGCGGTCAGAACCTGCAGCTGACGCAGGATGTCCGAGAAGGGGACAGCCGGGGGAGGCACACAACAACCCACCGTGAACTGTTCGTCCTGCCGGATGGAGCGATTATTATCGATACCCCCGGAATGCGGGAACTGCAGCTGTGGGAGGATGATGGCGGACTTGACCTTGCCTTTGGAGATATCAGCAGTCTGGCGGCAGAATGCCGCTTCAGTGACTGCAAGCATGAGCGGGAGGAAGGCTGTGCGGTGCTTGAAGCCATAGCGAGCGGTGTCTTGGAGGAGAAGCGGCTGCTTAACTACCGCAAAACCCAAAAGGAGCTGCGTTACCAAAACAGCAAAGAGGTAAAGCAAAAACGGAAGACGGCTGCTGCAGCAGTAAAAGCAGCTCCACGGACACGTAATTCCGGATGGCAGAGGGTGCTAGATGAGTATTGA
- a CDS encoding YpdA family putative bacillithiol disulfide reductase has translation MKDVIIIGAGPCGLSAAIECQRQGLSSLIIEKNFIVHSIFLYPTSMQFFSTTALLEIGDVPFTSPNDKPFRHEALVYYRRAAEQHGLEIAAYEEALSVERKEDGSFTVHTVNKRGVHQSRQAANVVISTGYFDQPNLIGIPGEELPKVTHYFGEAHPYTGMKVTVIGGSNSAVDAALELMRVGASVDMVYRGASISENIKPWVRPIFESMVTKKKITLHLESRVTEITPASVTVTRHSGESTELENDFVLAMTGFRPSRTLLSSAGVHMNDDLDKPAFNPATMESNIPGLYVAGVIASGRNANEVFIETGRGHGKLIADHIVTKQLT, from the coding sequence ATGAAAGACGTCATTATTATCGGAGCAGGTCCTTGCGGGCTCTCAGCAGCTATAGAGTGTCAGCGCCAAGGGCTATCCAGTCTAATTATCGAGAAAAATTTCATCGTTCATTCCATTTTTCTGTATCCGACCAGCATGCAATTTTTCAGCACAACGGCATTGTTAGAAATCGGGGATGTGCCGTTCACCTCGCCTAATGACAAGCCCTTCCGCCATGAAGCGCTGGTCTATTACCGCCGAGCCGCTGAGCAGCACGGTCTGGAAATCGCTGCTTATGAAGAAGCACTGAGTGTTGAACGCAAGGAGGACGGCAGCTTTACTGTACATACGGTTAACAAACGGGGCGTTCACCAGAGCCGTCAAGCTGCCAATGTGGTTATCTCTACCGGATATTTCGACCAGCCCAATTTAATTGGAATCCCCGGGGAGGAGCTCCCGAAAGTTACACATTATTTTGGTGAAGCCCATCCTTACACCGGAATGAAAGTGACAGTCATCGGCGGCAGCAATTCTGCTGTAGATGCAGCGCTGGAGCTTATGCGTGTCGGTGCATCCGTGGATATGGTCTATCGCGGAGCCAGCATTTCGGAGAACATTAAACCTTGGGTCCGGCCGATTTTTGAAAGCATGGTTACCAAAAAGAAAATCACACTCCACCTGGAGTCCCGGGTTACAGAAATTACGCCGGCTTCAGTTACCGTTACCAGACACAGCGGTGAAAGCACCGAGCTCGAAAATGATTTTGTGCTGGCCATGACCGGGTTCCGCCCCAGCCGGACGCTATTATCTTCCGCAGGGGTGCATATGAACGATGATTTGGATAAACCGGCATTCAATCCTGCCACCATGGAGAGCAACATCCCCGGTCTCTATGTCGCGGGAGTTATTGCTTCCGGCCGCAATGCCAACGAGGTCTTTATCGAAACCGGTCGGGGGCACGGCAAGCTGATCGCGGATCATATCGTTACAAAACAGCTTACTTAA
- a CDS encoding HesB/YadR/YfhF family protein: MDMVISPEAAAWFKKELTLQTGDYIRLFPRYSSGGGLHPGFSLGIATEAPARPATQAEQEGIVFYMEEQDLWYMEGYSLSIIYVEAEDDIEYKYIPLPVAGNVSQL; encoded by the coding sequence ATGGATATGGTAATTAGTCCGGAAGCCGCTGCCTGGTTCAAGAAGGAGCTTACGCTGCAGACAGGCGATTATATCCGTTTATTTCCGCGTTATAGCTCAGGCGGAGGGCTGCATCCCGGTTTCTCGCTGGGAATCGCTACTGAAGCGCCTGCGCGTCCTGCCACACAGGCCGAGCAGGAAGGCATTGTTTTCTATATGGAAGAGCAGGATCTCTGGTACATGGAAGGTTATAGCTTATCGATCATCTATGTAGAGGCTGAAGATGATATTGAGTATAAGTATATTCCTCTGCCCGTGGCCGGTAATGTCTCACAATTATGA
- a CDS encoding HAD family hydrolase, whose translation MKEKQALLFDLDNTLMDRDHTFRSFSTQFVKDLLGHLSAEEAQRVVEDIIERDADGYRDKDGFFAELSEVLPWKTQVAAADIRAYYDETYTSHGALMKYAVETLDYCRDRGYILGLVTNGKTHLQNGKIDLLGLRGYFKAIVISGEAGISKPDPGIYRLALERLGTTAEHTLFIGDHPVNDIWGAGKAGMETVWLKRNHTWDNNLDAHPWKTIDELDELKNLI comes from the coding sequence ATGAAGGAAAAGCAGGCCTTGCTGTTTGATTTGGACAACACACTTATGGATCGCGATCATACTTTCCGCAGCTTCAGTACGCAGTTTGTAAAGGATCTGCTGGGGCATTTGTCTGCAGAGGAAGCTCAGCGTGTTGTGGAGGATATAATTGAACGGGATGCAGACGGCTACCGGGATAAAGACGGATTTTTTGCAGAGCTTAGTGAAGTGCTCCCTTGGAAAACGCAGGTAGCAGCTGCGGATATCCGCGCATATTACGACGAGACTTACACCAGCCACGGGGCACTCATGAAGTATGCGGTGGAGACATTGGATTATTGCCGCGACCGCGGCTATATCTTGGGCCTGGTTACGAACGGAAAGACGCATCTGCAGAACGGTAAAATCGACCTGCTCGGATTACGCGGCTATTTCAAGGCCATCGTGATCTCAGGTGAAGCCGGGATCAGCAAACCTGATCCGGGTATTTACCGGCTGGCACTGGAACGTCTCGGGACTACTGCGGAACATACGCTGTTTATCGGAGATCATCCGGTTAATGACATCTGGGGGGCTGGCAAGGCTGGGATGGAGACGGTCTGGCTCAAACGTAATCATACTTGGGATAATAACCTGGATGCGCATCCATGGAAAACGATCGACGAACTGGATGAGCTGAAAAATCTGATCTAG
- a CDS encoding DUF3939 domain-containing protein — MIFKRAKKNTIPDSITVTLPQIKQAVRQFEEDMPAPINRTALILEDKSIDLSRLKRYLGGVPQQKFYMSRETFEIFEEADKLVPYYLDMVQSAVDNYISDTGKLPLIEDAWLPEVHYRLLHTERYLKETPPFPLYITEEEMMLTHRPEHFE, encoded by the coding sequence ATGATATTCAAACGCGCTAAAAAAAATACAATCCCTGATTCGATCACAGTGACCTTGCCGCAGATTAAGCAGGCTGTCAGGCAATTTGAAGAAGATATGCCTGCGCCGATTAACCGTACCGCACTGATTCTGGAGGATAAAAGCATTGATCTTTCGCGGCTGAAACGATATTTAGGCGGAGTACCGCAGCAGAAGTTCTATATGTCACGTGAGACCTTTGAAATTTTCGAGGAAGCTGACAAGCTGGTACCTTATTACCTGGACATGGTTCAATCTGCAGTAGATAATTACATTAGCGATACCGGTAAGCTGCCGCTTATTGAGGATGCCTGGCTGCCTGAAGTACACTACCGTCTCTTGCACACTGAACGATATCTGAAGGAAACACCACCGTTCCCGCTTTATATCACTGAGGAAGAAATGATGCTGACGCACCGGCCGGAGCATTTTGAATAG
- a CDS encoding DUF2087 domain-containing protein, which yields MQLDKIVNYHKALSDPTRLRILLLLSKGDEIHGQALAERLNLSQPTVTHHAAKLREASMIMERRDKNTVYFKMNPEFIKAGSNASLNFIFSKGTEEMEQQSPENSLKESVLRNFFAKDGRLRQIPAQYKKKLIALQYIVEKLEPGTVYTEKSINEFIQQFHEDFATIRREFIMHQFMYRENDKYELNPPEMWTHWENVK from the coding sequence GTGCAGCTTGATAAAATTGTGAACTACCATAAAGCGTTATCCGATCCGACCAGACTCCGCATTCTGCTGTTGTTATCCAAAGGGGATGAGATCCACGGACAGGCGCTGGCAGAGCGCTTAAATCTGTCACAGCCGACCGTGACCCATCATGCAGCTAAACTGCGGGAAGCCTCGATGATCATGGAGCGCAGAGACAAGAATACCGTGTATTTTAAGATGAATCCCGAGTTTATTAAGGCCGGCTCCAATGCTTCACTGAACTTTATTTTTTCCAAAGGAACAGAGGAGATGGAGCAGCAGTCACCGGAAAACAGCCTAAAGGAATCAGTGCTGCGCAACTTTTTTGCCAAAGACGGACGGCTACGCCAGATTCCCGCACAATACAAAAAAAAGCTGATTGCCTTGCAGTATATTGTCGAGAAGCTGGAACCGGGAACCGTGTATACCGAGAAGTCGATCAACGAGTTCATCCAGCAGTTCCATGAGGACTTCGCTACGATCCGCCGCGAGTTTATTATGCATCAATTCATGTACCGGGAGAACGACAAATACGAACTTAACCCACCCGAGATGTGGACGCATTGGGAAAATGTGAAATAA
- a CDS encoding MerR family transcriptional regulator, with amino-acid sequence MNTYTGKQLAELLQQEEPAMNLRTVRYYTQIGLLPALELAGNKRVYTDRHLMHLRAILTLSKSGESLAEIQSKLAELSEEEVAKIGGRLRFFQPEQILSGETLVVSEDVMLTVSPRITPELRLELKETIARMLKEGQ; translated from the coding sequence ATGAATACCTATACCGGCAAACAGCTGGCGGAACTGCTGCAGCAGGAAGAACCGGCTATGAACCTGAGAACCGTGCGGTACTACACACAGATCGGACTGCTGCCTGCGCTGGAGCTTGCCGGAAATAAGCGTGTATATACAGACCGTCATCTGATGCATCTGCGGGCTATTCTAACCTTGTCCAAGAGCGGGGAGAGTCTGGCAGAGATTCAATCCAAGCTGGCGGAGTTGTCAGAGGAAGAGGTAGCGAAGATTGGCGGACGTCTGAGGTTTTTTCAGCCTGAGCAGATTCTGTCGGGTGAGACGCTGGTGGTCAGTGAAGATGTGATGCTGACAGTAAGTCCGCGTATCACACCGGAGCTCAGGTTAGAGCTTAAGGAAACGATCGCCAGAATGCTAAAGGAGGGCCAATAG
- a CDS encoding DUF441 domain-containing protein translates to MDITSLLLLGLAALGVISSNSPITIAMVVLLLLRVLGLQQTFPWLEKYGLTLGIIILTIGVMTPLASGKISLQSIWHSFFHWKSLAAIAIGMLVAYLGGRGAVLMGSQPTVVAGLLIGTVLGVALFKGVPVGPLIAAGILSLIIGRG, encoded by the coding sequence ATGGATATCACCTCTCTGCTGCTGCTTGGCCTGGCGGCGCTCGGCGTTATCAGCAGTAATTCACCTATCACAATTGCCATGGTCGTACTGCTATTGCTGAGAGTGCTTGGGCTGCAGCAGACCTTTCCCTGGCTGGAAAAGTACGGCTTAACGCTTGGGATCATCATCCTCACGATCGGTGTGATGACCCCCCTGGCCAGCGGAAAAATCTCGCTTCAGAGTATCTGGCACTCCTTTTTTCACTGGAAATCACTGGCGGCCATCGCTATCGGGATGCTTGTTGCTTACCTCGGCGGGCGCGGCGCTGTGCTGATGGGCAGCCAGCCGACAGTTGTTGCCGGCCTGCTGATTGGAACCGTTCTCGGCGTAGCTTTATTCAAGGGAGTTCCCGTCGGTCCGCTGATAGCGGCCGGCATCCTCTCGCTGATTATCGGCAGGGGGTAA
- a CDS encoding ADP-heptose synthase codes for MSRQFVTEAVMMAIYGQLLVPQSPVEYIVPYTTVMELYELRDSEEPLMNRADDDLHVKLKIRELIAYFEEPLNSKKINRCLSVPWAKSSGILLGGQAQITIINSIDNAAYGELFDPIETELLLTSQREKVPVLTDQFELIQRIIEGGIPVQVYDIDDFDFAMEEETFHRSQ; via the coding sequence ATGTCTAGACAATTTGTGACGGAAGCCGTCATGATGGCGATCTACGGCCAGCTTCTCGTACCGCAAAGCCCTGTGGAATATATTGTGCCCTATACGACCGTAATGGAATTATACGAACTGCGGGACAGCGAGGAACCGCTCATGAACCGGGCAGACGATGATTTGCACGTCAAACTCAAGATCCGTGAATTGATCGCTTATTTTGAGGAGCCGCTCAATTCCAAGAAGATTAACCGCTGCCTGTCCGTTCCTTGGGCGAAGAGCTCGGGCATTCTGCTCGGCGGGCAAGCGCAGATTACCATCATCAACAGCATCGACAATGCGGCATACGGAGAGCTGTTCGACCCTATCGAGACCGAACTGCTGCTAACTTCACAGCGGGAGAAGGTACCGGTTCTGACGGACCAGTTCGAGCTGATCCAGCGCATCATTGAAGGCGGGATCCCTGTGCAGGTATATGACATTGACGATTTTGATTTTGCCATGGAGGAAGAGACCTTTCACCGTTCACAATGA
- a CDS encoding ABC transporter ATP-binding protein: MKQWKSYYTFVRPYMKWIVLTLIIGMIKFSIPLTLPMILKYVVDDLLTNSALTVPERVSKLMIVLSGAFVLFVLVRGPVEYYRQYFAQLITSRVLFDMRNKLYSHLQRLSLRYYQNTKVGEAISRFINDVEQSKNLVEVGMMNVWLDMFTLVIALAFMFYLNPVLALVSIAVLPLYGIAVNTLYKRLKVLTKDRSQALAAIQGYLHERIQGIAIIRSFTMERVDQKQFEGINGKFLEKAMAQTRWNAVTFAIINTLTDLAPLLVIGYGGYQVIHGNLTLGTFVAFFGYLDRMYAPLRRLINSSTVLTQASASLERVMELLEEPYDIVDQPGAKPLKNAAGAIDFDQVWFKYNDEHDWVLKGIDLSIRPGQTVAFVGMSGGGKSSLISLIPRFYDITEGRLLMDGQDIRGLTQESLRRTVGMVLQDNFLFSGSVRDNILFGNPDASEAEIISAAQAANAHDFIMQLPDGYDTEVGERGVKLSGGQKQRVAIARVFLKDPKVLILDEATSALDLESEHLIQQSLQSLSSERTTLIVAHRLSTITHADQIVVLENGEITERGTHEGLMALEGSYARLFNVQRLDG, translated from the coding sequence GTGAAGCAATGGAAATCTTATTATACTTTTGTCCGGCCTTATATGAAATGGATAGTGCTGACGCTGATTATCGGCATGATCAAATTCAGTATTCCGCTGACCTTGCCGATGATTCTAAAATATGTGGTTGATGATTTGCTGACGAATTCAGCATTAACTGTCCCGGAGCGGGTGTCGAAGCTGATGATTGTACTCAGCGGCGCATTTGTGCTGTTTGTCCTTGTCAGAGGGCCGGTAGAATATTACCGCCAATATTTTGCCCAGCTGATCACCAGCAGAGTGCTGTTCGACATGCGCAATAAGCTGTACAGTCATTTGCAGCGCCTGTCATTGCGGTATTATCAGAATACGAAAGTCGGCGAAGCGATCTCCCGGTTCATTAATGACGTGGAGCAGTCCAAAAACCTTGTCGAAGTCGGAATGATGAATGTGTGGCTGGATATGTTTACGCTAGTCATCGCGCTGGCATTCATGTTCTACCTCAATCCGGTTTTGGCTCTCGTATCCATTGCGGTTCTGCCGCTTTACGGCATTGCTGTAAACACCTTATACAAACGCCTGAAAGTGCTGACCAAGGACCGGTCACAGGCACTGGCAGCCATTCAGGGATATCTGCATGAACGGATTCAGGGCATTGCCATTATCCGCAGCTTTACGATGGAACGTGTGGATCAGAAGCAGTTCGAGGGCATCAACGGTAAATTTCTGGAAAAAGCAATGGCCCAGACCCGCTGGAACGCGGTAACCTTCGCTATTATCAATACGCTGACAGACTTGGCCCCGCTGCTGGTCATCGGATACGGCGGTTACCAGGTCATCCACGGAAATCTGACTCTTGGCACCTTTGTCGCTTTCTTTGGCTACCTCGACCGGATGTATGCGCCGCTGCGGCGGCTGATCAACTCGTCAACGGTCCTGACTCAGGCTTCAGCTTCGCTGGAGCGGGTTATGGAGCTGCTGGAGGAGCCCTATGATATTGTTGATCAACCGGGGGCGAAGCCGCTTAAGAATGCGGCAGGAGCAATTGATTTTGACCAGGTATGGTTCAAATACAACGATGAGCACGATTGGGTGCTGAAGGGGATCGACCTAAGTATCCGTCCGGGACAGACGGTTGCTTTTGTCGGTATGAGCGGTGGAGGCAAGTCTTCGCTGATCAGCCTGATTCCCCGTTTTTATGACATCACTGAGGGACGCCTGCTGATGGACGGGCAGGATATCAGAGGGTTGACCCAGGAGAGCCTGCGGCGGACAGTGGGGATGGTGCTGCAGGATAATTTCCTGTTTAGCGGTTCCGTACGCGATAATATTCTGTTCGGGAATCCTGACGCGAGTGAAGCAGAGATCATCTCTGCAGCACAGGCGGCTAATGCCCATGATTTCATTATGCAGCTGCCTGACGGTTATGACACAGAGGTCGGGGAGCGGGGAGTGAAGCTCTCGGGGGGGCAAAAGCAGCGTGTGGCAATCGCCAGAGTCTTCCTAAAAGACCCGAAGGTGCTGATCCTGGACGAAGCAACCTCGGCGCTGGATCTGGAATCAGAGCATCTGATACAGCAGTCGCTGCAGTCGCTTTCCTCGGAACGTACAACGCTGATCGTTGCTCACAGGCTGTCGACCATCACTCACGCGGATCAGATCGTTGTTCTGGAGAACGGGGAAATCACTGAACGCGGAACGCATGAAGGGCTGATGGCTCTGGAGGGCAGCTATGCCCGGTTATTCAATGTCCAGCGGCTGGATGGCTGA